From Diospyros lotus cultivar Yz01 chromosome 4, ASM1463336v1, whole genome shotgun sequence, a single genomic window includes:
- the LOC127798921 gene encoding rapid alkalinization factor-like, with amino-acid sequence MGKPTGGSLVICALLVLISISLSGVSFAAAAADGGYSQFQVGWFPAPATGECRGSMAECMALEEEEEEFQMDSEINRRILAGRRYISYGALSRNRVPCSRRGASYYNCRRGGSANPYQRGCSAITRCRR; translated from the coding sequence atgGGGAAGCCGACGGGTGGTTCTCTCGTGATTTGTGCACTGTTAGTACTGATTTCAATTTCGTTATCGGGTGTGAgttttgctgctgctgctgctgacgGCGGATACAGCCAGTTCCAGGTGGGGTGGTTTCCGGCGCCGGCGACGGGGGAGTGCCGGGGATCAATGGCGGAGTGCATGGCgctggaggaggaggaggaggagttccAGATGGACTCGGAGATCAACCGGCGCATCCTAGCGGGGAGGCGGTACATCAGCTACGGTGCTCTGAGCAGGAACAGGGTACCCTGCTCCCGGCGCGGCGCCTCGTACTACAATTGCCGGCGCGGCGGCTCCGCCAACCCATACCAGCGCGGCTGCAGCGCCATCACTCGCTGCCGGCGTTga
- the LOC127800823 gene encoding heat shock factor-binding protein-like isoform X2 gives MDGHDADDPKQSTADMTIFVQNLLQQMQSRFQTMSESIISKIDEMGNRIDELEQSINELRAEMGQEGSPSPSAPLKTKEDPKAADDSA, from the exons ATG GATGGGCATGATGCAGATGATCCCAAACAGAGTACTGCTGATATGACTATATTC GTGCAAAATCTTCTGCAGCAAATG CAATCTAGGTTTCAGACAATGTCCGAATCCATCATTTCAAAGA TTGATGAGATGGGGAACAGGATAGACGAGCTGGAGCAGAGCATCAACGAATTGAGGGCAGAGATGGGGCAAGAAGGGTCTCCTTCTCCTTCTGCTCCCCTGAAGACAAAGGAAGATCCCAAGGCAGCTGATGATTCGGCATAA
- the LOC127800823 gene encoding heat shock factor-binding protein-like isoform X1 translates to MQDGHDADDPKQSTADMTIFVQNLLQQMQSRFQTMSESIISKIDEMGNRIDELEQSINELRAEMGQEGSPSPSAPLKTKEDPKAADDSA, encoded by the exons ATG CAGGATGGGCATGATGCAGATGATCCCAAACAGAGTACTGCTGATATGACTATATTC GTGCAAAATCTTCTGCAGCAAATG CAATCTAGGTTTCAGACAATGTCCGAATCCATCATTTCAAAGA TTGATGAGATGGGGAACAGGATAGACGAGCTGGAGCAGAGCATCAACGAATTGAGGGCAGAGATGGGGCAAGAAGGGTCTCCTTCTCCTTCTGCTCCCCTGAAGACAAAGGAAGATCCCAAGGCAGCTGATGATTCGGCATAA